A part of Astyanax mexicanus isolate ESR-SI-001 chromosome 2, AstMex3_surface, whole genome shotgun sequence genomic DNA contains:
- the LOC125799146 gene encoding deleted in malignant brain tumors 1 protein-like — translation MSDAAVVCRELGCGEAVDALGKSHFGSGSGPIWMDDVDCSGSESRLKNCRSPVWGKHDCNETHNSGVICSGARLVLGSRCSGRVEVLHGESWVTVCDADFNQQDAEVVCRELGCGSPVKVLGAAAFGRGEGQVWSEVLQCRGNKSQTHFCPKSSSLKHNCSHDNDVGLVCAGVLLVNGSRCSGRVEVLHGESWFTVCDADFNQQDAEVVCRELGCGSPVEILGAAAFGRGEGPVWSEELQCRGNESQIHFCPKSSLLKHNCSHDNDVGLVCAGSVRLVDGDSRCAGRVEVLYRGQWGSVCGNNWDMRDAAVVCRELGCGEAVDTYHESYFGSASGPIWMDNVHCSGSESTLRNCESAGWGKHNCDHSKDAGVICSGVRVVGGSHCSGRVEVLHGESWVTVCDADFNQQDAEVVCRELGCGSLVEVLGAAAFGRGEGQVWSEKLQCRGTESQIHFCPKSSSLKHNCSHDNDVGLVCADSVRLADGGSRCAGRAEVFHRGQWGTICGAGANFIAGFVMCKELGCGEPFRTDAAVPGSAPIWMSHVKCTGSESTLKHCGSLGWGTQL, via the exons atgagtgatgctgcagtggtgtgtagagagctgggctgtggagaagctgtagatgcactgggcaaatctcattttggatcaggatcaggaccaatctggatggatgatgtggactgtagtggatcagagtctagactgaagaactgtagatcaccagtatggggtaaacatgactgcaatgaaacccacaattctggagtcatctgttcag gagccaggctggttttaggttctcgctgctctgggagagtggaggttcttcatggagagagctgggtcacagtgtgtgatgctgactttaaccagcaggatgcagaggttgtgtgtcgagagctgggctgtggttctcctgtgaaggttctgggagcagctgcgtttggtagaggggagggtcaggtgtggtcagaggtgcttcagtgtagaggaaacaaatctcagactcacttctgtccaaaatcatcttcactcaaacacaactgctcccatgataatgatgtgggactggtgtgtgcag gagtcctgctggttaatggctctcgctgctctggaagagtggaggttcttcatggtgagagctggttcacagtgtgtgatgctgactttaaccagcaggatgcagaggttgtgtgtcgggagctgggctgtggttctcctgtggagattctgggagcagctgcttttggtagaggggagggtccggtgtggtcagaggagcttcagtgtagaggaaacgaatcacagattcacttctgtccaaaatcatctttactcaaacacaactgctcccatgataatgatgtgggactggtgtgtgcag gcagtgtgaggttggtagatggtgacagtcgctgtgctgggagagtggaggttctttatagaggacagtggggatcagtgtgtggtaataactgggatatgagagatgctgcagtggtgtgtagagagctgggctgtggagaagctgtagatacATATCATGAGTCTTACTTTGGATCAgcatcaggaccaatctggatggataatgtgcactgcagtggctctgagtctacactgaggaactgtgaatcagcaggatggggtaaacataactgtgatcattctaaagatgctggagtcatctgttcag GAGTCCGGGTGGTTGGTGGTTCTCActgttctgggagagtggaggttcttcatggagagagctgggtcacagtgtgtgatgctgactttaaccagcaggatgcagaggttgtgtgtcgagagctgggctgtggttctcttgtggaggttctgggagcagctgcttttggtagaggggagggtcaggtgtggtcagagaagcttcagtgtagaggaactgaatctcagattcacttctgtccaaaatcatcttcactcaaacacaactgctcccatgataatgatgtgggactggtgtgtgcag acagtgtgaggttggcggatggtggcagtcgctgtgctggaagagcagaggtttttcacagaggacagtggggaacaatttgtggtgctggtgcaaatttcatagcgggttttgtcatgtgtaaagagttgggctgtggagagccgtttaggactgatgcagctgttccaggatctgcaccgatctggatgagtcatgtgaagtgtactggatcagagtctacactgaaacactgtggatcattagggtggggaacacagctgtaa